One window of the bacterium genome contains the following:
- a CDS encoding response regulator: MKRILWIDDEIHLLESLILLLKEHNYDVYGVSNGDDGCDLLKSARYDLILLDEIMPGKDGFQTIKLIKEIDPNIPVVMITKSEDEAMIDKAYTYGVYDFLIKPLKPQQLISTCKRLFERESLIRSEVPEDYTKFYQSTIQKLAQCLDWKEWVSLYLNIAKWEIKIAKEPGLKHLHTELLHQCELEFAKFVESSYIHWIHKQEGPPLSVNVVTDFVIPYVSQSSQVYFVILDCLRLDQWISIRPLLDEFYNIKEDFYFSILPSATPFARNALYSGLYPIEIAEKYPEFWNPEENKYENELFDIQLHRFGIQGGYVKVRNLDDELDLKNNISKLKPAKIISIVVNFLDYLVHGKRASAVLEELAPDEEGLRSLTALWFSRSYVYELLKEVSREKKPVILTTDHGAILTKRPTIVYGSKVLSRNLRYKYGPALRTDSKHTLFIENPSQYKLPGNLRYGIAKEDYYFIYPTHPKEYAKEYRYIFQHGGISMQEMILPRVTLIPKT, encoded by the coding sequence ATGAAGCGTATACTTTGGATAGACGATGAGATACACCTGCTAGAGTCACTTATTCTATTACTTAAAGAGCATAATTATGATGTCTATGGAGTATCAAATGGAGATGATGGTTGTGATTTACTTAAGAGTGCAAGATATGACCTGATATTATTAGATGAAATAATGCCAGGTAAAGATGGATTCCAAACAATAAAATTGATAAAAGAAATAGACCCCAATATCCCTGTAGTTATGATAACAAAGAGTGAAGACGAAGCTATGATTGATAAGGCTTATACTTATGGAGTATACGATTTCCTTATTAAACCATTGAAACCACAGCAACTGATTTCTACTTGTAAACGGCTGTTTGAAAGGGAGAGCTTAATCCGAAGTGAAGTCCCTGAAGATTACACAAAGTTTTATCAATCAACAATTCAAAAATTAGCTCAATGCTTAGATTGGAAGGAATGGGTTTCACTTTATTTAAATATTGCAAAATGGGAAATAAAAATTGCTAAAGAGCCTGGACTCAAACACCTCCATACAGAGCTATTACATCAGTGTGAGCTTGAATTTGCTAAATTTGTTGAATCAAGTTATATTCATTGGATTCATAAACAGGAAGGGCCACCACTTTCAGTTAATGTAGTCACTGATTTTGTTATCCCATATGTCTCACAAAGTAGCCAAGTATATTTTGTTATTTTGGATTGCCTCAGACTTGACCAATGGATTTCAATAAGACCGCTTTTGGATGAATTTTACAATATAAAAGAAGACTTCTATTTCTCAATCTTACCTTCAGCTACCCCTTTTGCAAGGAATGCTTTGTATAGCGGTCTTTATCCAATAGAGATTGCAGAAAAGTACCCTGAATTCTGGAATCCTGAAGAAAACAAATATGAAAATGAGCTATTTGACATTCAGCTACACCGATTTGGAATACAAGGAGGTTATGTAAAAGTAAGAAATTTAGACGATGAATTAGATTTGAAAAACAATATATCAAAATTAAAGCCCGCAAAAATTATCTCAATTGTAGTAAATTTCCTTGACTATTTAGTTCATGGGAAGCGTGCGTCAGCTGTCCTTGAGGAGCTTGCCCCTGATGAGGAAGGGTTGAGGTCACTCACAGCACTGTGGTTCTCAAGGTCGTATGTCTACGAGTTACTTAAAGAAGTAAGTAGAGAAAAAAAGCCAGTCATACTTACAACTGACCACGGTGCAATCCTTACAAAAAGACCTACCATTGTCTATGGGAGTAAAGTATTATCACGCAATCTTAGGTATAAATATGGACCTGCATTGAGAACTGACTCAAAACACACTCTTTTTATAGAAAATCCAAGCCAGTATAAACTACCGGGCAACTTAAGATATGGAATAGCAAAAGAAGACTACTACTTCATATACCCAACACACCCTAAAGAATACGCCAAAGAATACCGCTACATATTCCAACACGGTGGAATCTCAATGCAAGAAATGATACTCCCACGTGTTACACTGATACCCAAAACTTAA